The Chitinophaga caeni genome segment GTAAATATCCGGGCAGCATATAGTCAAACTATTGCCCGGCCAGATTTTAGGGAGCGTTCATACTTCCGTTATTATGATATCTACCAAAGGGCCATGTTAAACGGTAATGGCGGGCTCGAAATCTCCACCACTGATAATTATGACCTGAGGGTTGAATATTATCCAGGCGCAGGTGAAGTTATATCGGTAAGCGGGTTTTATAAGAAGTTTATCAAGCCGGTTGAGCTGGTTTCATATGTCACGTCTGGCACCGCCCAATATACCCAACTTTTCTTCAACCTAGAAAATTCGAAGATCGGTGGGTTCGAAGTAGACTTTAGAAAGTCATTGGGCTTTATCGATTCCCGTGCCGAATGGTTGCAGCAACTATACTTAAGCGGCAATTTTTCTTGGTTTAAAGGAAATGTAACATACGATCCTAACAAGTTGGCGGCAGAAGCACAAGGCATTGAGCTGGATTCAAATGTAGCGACGAATCCTTCCAGGAATAGACCTTTACAGGGATTATCTCCCTATGTAATTAATGGCGGTATCAATTACCTGGGCCGCTATTTTGGTCTGAACCTAGTGTATAACCGTTTTGGTCGCAGGATTAAAATTGCCGGGGTAGATGAATATAACGATGAATATGAAAATCCACGGGACGTATTAGACGCGCAAGTGAGCGCGAAACTATTGAAGCAACGATTGGAGATCAGGCTGAATGCAAGTGACTTATTAAACCAGTATTTCATTGTTTATAAGAACATGAATTTTGATGAAAACGGCAGCCCCATCATTAATAAAAATAACCCGGGGGGATACGATAAAAATACAGATTGGACACTTTATAAAAGCCGCTTGGGTAGCACTTATTCGGCAACGATCACATACAAATTTTAACATCCATAACCAATATTTTCCAATATACCCAAATCCAAGTATTTAACCTTTTTAAATCTAAAACTATGCAAAGAAAAACAATTGTTAGCCTGGCTTCCTGCATAGGTATCCTAGCGATTACTCTATTTGTTGCCTGTAAAAAGGAACAAACAAAATCTGATCCGAAAGCATTGACTGCCGGTACCCCTGCCCCATCAGAATGTTGTACCGTAACAAATACCGTTGTATTGCCTGAAATTATCAGCAGCGACTACAACATGCAATGTAACACCTTGTACATCCTGGATGGTAAAACCTACGTGACAAATGGCGCTACACTGCATATCGAACCCGGTACAACGATCGAAGGGGTGAAAAAAGCAAATCCTGATTCAGCTTCCGCACTGGTAATTACCCGCGGCGCTAAAATCGATGCCCAGGGTTTGGAATGTTGCCCGATCATCTTTACTTCCCACGAAGCAAACCCTGTTCCCGGTGATTGGGGTGGCATCGTGATTCTCGGTAAAGCTCCCGTTAATCAAAATAACCCTGCCATTGAAGGTATCAACCCGCCAACAGTTCCCGGCGGTGTAGATTACCATTTCGGTGGTAACGACAAATGCGATAATTCCGGTATCCTGGAATATGTGCGTGTTGAATTTGCAGGTGCTTCCATCGCGCCGGATAACGAGTTGAACGCATTTACATTTGGCGGTGTCGGCAGCGGTACTACTTTGAATCACGTTCAAGCTTATTATGGCGCTGACGACGGTTTCGAGTTCTTCGGTGGTACTGTTAGCGGGAAATACCTGTTGTCCGTAGCTTGTAACGATGACCAATTTGATTTCGACTTCGGTTACCAAGGTCGCTTGCAATTCGTAGTAGGTATCTTGGATCCAAACATCGATTATTCCAGCAATTCAAACGGTATAGAATCAGACAACAACGCTACCGGTGCTTCTGTATACCCACGTACTAGGCCTATCATCTCTAACATGACCCTGGTGGGTACCTCTAATTGCGGTACTACCGGTTCCGGGAATGTTCAATACGGTATGCACTTCCGTCGTAATTCTGGCTTGGTTGTAAGAAACAGCGTTATCTATGGATATAATACGGCAACTTACTTAGACGGTTCGGCGGTATATAGTTCATTGACCAATACCAAGGCATTGGCATGTTCGGATACTACGAAATCGCAATTCCTGGATAACATCACGAACGGTTGTGTAGCTTGTTATAACACCGGTTGGACACCGAGCCCTACCAATACTTGTGCTGCTTCAACAGCGGCTATGGGTATTGCAACACCATTCGGTTTATCCGCATATTTCACGAACGGTTTAAGACCATCTGCACCACCGGCTTTAATCGGGGCCGACTTTACAGGTTTGTTGGATGTTACTTGCCGCCAGTGTGAAAGCGCTGTAAACTTCTTCGACCAAGTTACTTACAGGGGCGGAGCTTACGGACCGGCAAACAAATATTGGTTAGCCGAATGCTGGGTAAACAAAGTATTTCAATACACTTTTTAATTAAAATTCCCGGTTGGGTATAAAGGAATTTATTGATAATGACCAGGTAGTTATAGTTACTACCTGGTCTTCATAAAAAAATAGAAATGAAGCATACAATTCAATTATTTGCTATTACTACACTCCTCCTCACGATGTGCGCTTGCCAGAAAGAAGGCGATATTGAGGTGGCGCCTCAATATGCAGAATGGACAGTTAAATTAGATTATGCATCCAACCCGGGGGCAGTTTACAAGGTGACTATACAGGATGAGCTAATTACAGACAGCCTAAGTTACGGGGGATCTAAATTGGTAAAGACAACTGCGGTGATAAGACAATCGAATCCACATTTCGAAGTATTTGATATGGCGACCGGGAAATTACTGGCAGATACTACCCTACAATTATTACCAAAAGATGTTGTTACCATTATCCAGTTAAGCGAAGATGAACCCTTGATAATCCAAACTTCCCAAGGTGGTGGTAGCGGTGAAGGTGAAGCGCCGGATTCAAACCTCACAAAAGTTCGCTTTTTATACCAAGCGGATGTATTTCCTGATTCTATTTACGTGGAACTTGTGAGCGCTGACCCCACCGGGTTCGATTATGATTATTCAAAGTTGGAACAGATGCACTTTGATACTATCGGCAAAGTAAAACTCCTAAAGGGTAATGTTAGCGGTTATATAACTTATGATTATAATCGATATAACAGCAAAATGAATTCGTTGGATTTTTACAATATATATGATGCTAAAGACGGCGGGTTAATATTACAGGGTAATGCGCTCAATGACTATTACTCCCCGGAATTTAGCTGCTACGGCGTAATTTGGAACTTGCCGTCCGCAACCGATAAATTTTATGCCTATTATAAATTCATGACACTTAAATTAAATGCCGTGACATACGACGGTGTTGGAACATTTTATAATGACGAGTTCCTGTTCGGTGAGAAATGGTAACTATATGTCTAATAATAAAAAAAAATTATTGTCCGGCTAAATTTTCAATAGAAAAATTATCATCGCCTCAAAAGTTCAATTCAATGTCTACCTGCTCATCTCTTGTATTTTTTTGCTTGCCCAAAAAGTACAAGAAAAGGGCACAAATTTGGCATCACGGCCGCTAATTTGATCGCGATCCAGCTTTTGTGCTGCTCTATGGCTTCGCTATCAACGGTGCGAAGTTCCAAGGTTTTCTTGGCAGGGCTGAAAATGTCATCCTTCGCCAATGTCCTTGACCAGGTAAGGAGTCCGGGTAAACTTAATGCAATTTTAGCCGGACAACAATATAAAAATGAATCATTCCAATGTAGATATCGACTCTTAACAGTCATCATTCTCCACGAACTCAACCGCTGTATTTACAGTGGTTGATTCCCATGATGTATAAATTTTTCATTCGACAACTAAATACTTGGGGACTTTCTAGTCCCTAAAATTTTATTTTTTATGATTAACGGTATAAATTACACTTATAATGCTTTTATATTTGTTCTAACCTAATTTTGGTTGAAACCATAAATTACACGGATGAAAAATTGGATTACCAAGCAATTCATTTATTGCTGTCTCTTTATGTTTATAGGGCTAAATGCCGCCATAGCTCAAGAAAAACCTAATATCATTGTTATTTATGCAGATGACCTGGGTTACGGAGATGTAAGTTGTTACGGTATGCATAGGATCCATACTCCTAATATCGATGCCTTGACCGATAAAGGTGTGAAGTTTACAAATGCATACGCGACATCGGCAACCTGCACCCCTTCCCGCTACGGCATTCTTACAGGAAAATACCCCTGGCGACAAAAAAATACGGGTGTCGCGCCCGGCGATGCATCATTAATTATCCCGACTGATAAGAAAACGATGCCGGCCATGTTGCAAGATGCCGGCTATAAAACCGCTGCCATTGGCAAATGGCACTTAGGTTTAGGAGCGCCCGGCACTACGGTGGATTGGAACACCGAGATAAAACCGGGACCTTTGGAATTAGGATTCGATTATGCATATATAATGCCCGCTACGCTGGATCGCGTTCCCTGCGTGTTCATGGAAAACAGGCATGTGGATCATTTAGATCCAAATGATCCGATCACGGTAAGCTACAAACATAAAGTCGGCAATGATCCTACCGGGAAAGAAAATCCGGAGTTATTAAGGATGCGTACTGATCCCAGGCAAGGGCACGATCAAACAATCGTGGACAGCATCAGCAGGATCGGTTGGATGACCGGTGGAAATAGCGCCCGCTGGAAGGATAAAGATATTGCAGGTATCATTACAGATAAAGCCATACAGTTCATGAAATCGAATAAAGATCAGCCTTTCTTTGTCTATTTCGCAACCGGGGACATCCACGTACCGAGGTACCCGCATAGCCAGTTTCGCGGTAAAAGCGGCATGGGATTGCGTGGGGATGCCATTCTGCAATTGGATTATACGGTAGGTCGATTAATCGCCGCATTAAAAGAATTAAATGTTTATGATAATACACTGATCATCTTCAGTAGTGATAATGGCCCAGTTTTGAATGATGGTTATTTAGACCAGGCAGAAGAATTGTTAGGCAACCATAAACCCGCGGGCCCCCTACGAGGTGGTAAATACAGCGCATTCGAAGCGGGTGCGAGGGTACCGATGATTGTTAAATGGCCGGCGAAGATGAAAAAATCAAAGGTATCTCGTACATTGATTGGTCAAGTTGATTTATATGCTTCCTTGGCTGCATTAACCGGACAAAATATAACAGGTGGAAATGCCCCGGATAGCAAAAATATGCTGGCTCAATTGTTGGGTAATTCGAAGAAAGATCGCCCTGAATTAGTTACGCAAGGTGGCCCATTGTCTTTAATAGAAGGTAATTGGAAATATATCAGTCCATCTAAAGGTAGAAGATTTGCTGAAGCTGTGAAAATTGAATTGGGAAATGATCCGCAACCGCAATTATACCGGATCGATAAAGACGTGCATGAAGAAGTAAACCTGGCGGAAAAATATCCGGATCGTGTTAAAGCGATGCAAGCAAAGTTAGAGGCGATTAAACATAGCCATTAATGCTTTAGGATAAGAGATATCTTCCTTTGAGTAAAAGTGCTTGCTAGTTCGATCCGATTCTTGGAAGTAGGCCGATCCATGGAAGTAGGCCGATTCATGGAAGTTCGAGCTGATTCTTAGACGTTTGCTGATTCTTGGAAATTGGCCGATTGTTGGAAATTGGAGCTGATTGTTTGAAGTTGGAGCCAATTCTTGCTAGTTCGAGCTTCCAAGCTCGGACTCCAGGGAAGAACAACGTTCAACAGAAAGGAAATCGTGTTCGGCAACCTCAGGAATCCAACAAATGGAAGTTTATGCTACTCGTATTGCGCGCTATTTCTTTTTCGAAGCAATAGAAAATGTCTCTGGGGCCGAGCCAGGAAATTGGCCGATTGTTGGAAATTGGAGCTGATTGTTTGAAGTTCGAGCCAATTCTCGCTAGTTCGAGCTTCCAAGCTCGGACTCCAGTGAAGAACAACGTTCAACAGAAAGGAAATCGTGTTCGGCAACCATAGGAATCCAACAAATGGAAGTTTATGCTACTCGTATTGCGCGCTATTTCTTTTTCGTTACCATAGAAAATGTCTTTGAGGCCGAGCCAGGAAATTGGCCGATTGTTGGAAATTGGAGCTGATTGTTTGAAGTTCGAGCCAATTCTCGCTAGTTCGAGCTTCCAAGCTCGGACTCCAGTGAAGAACAACGTTCAACAGAAAGGAAATCGTGTTCGGCAACCATAGGAATCCAACAAATGGAAGTTTATGCTACTCGTATTGCGCGCTATTTCTTTTTCGATACCATAGAAAATGTCTTTGAGGCCGAGCCAGGAAGTTGGCACCGGGAAGAATTTTGGATGTTGAACCAACACAGGTTTTGAACATCAAAATTAGAGCAGGGCAAGTTCCAGCCCTTGCTGCTTTAACTTAGCCGATAGCCCCGCTTCCGATTCTATGGCATCGAAATCAGAATCAAGGTCAATAAATAGAAACTCGATGTTTTTATAAAATCTCTTGTAAATATATTTTTTTATAATCTCTTGTTGTTGGATATCCTTTGGGTCAAAGCCGATGATATAAAAAGGATGTTCCGTATTTACATAAAGTCCTACCCAGGGATTGGCATGAAATTTTGATTCTTTCTTTTGGTAATTTTTAAGAGCTTTCATTAGCTCATTATTTATATCTTTTGAGGGGTGTTTGAAAACATCAGATATTTTGATGATTTCAATACTCCTATTATTAAAACTCTGTTCATCCAGGTTGTCATAAATATCATTTGATATATCAATACCTGCCTTGTTAGATTTGATGGAATCGATCATTTCTGCCGGGCCGAATGGTAGCCCCCACCAACCGAAAATTAAATTATGGAGGTTGTATTTGAAGTTGAACTCCTTGCCTGTTTTGCCCGGTGGTATATAATGAATTGAAGAAATTCTACGGATGCTTCTGAACAGCGGTAATGAAAAATTATAGACGAAAAATACGAACCGTCCAC includes the following:
- a CDS encoding sulfatase family protein, giving the protein MKNWITKQFIYCCLFMFIGLNAAIAQEKPNIIVIYADDLGYGDVSCYGMHRIHTPNIDALTDKGVKFTNAYATSATCTPSRYGILTGKYPWRQKNTGVAPGDASLIIPTDKKTMPAMLQDAGYKTAAIGKWHLGLGAPGTTVDWNTEIKPGPLELGFDYAYIMPATLDRVPCVFMENRHVDHLDPNDPITVSYKHKVGNDPTGKENPELLRMRTDPRQGHDQTIVDSISRIGWMTGGNSARWKDKDIAGIITDKAIQFMKSNKDQPFFVYFATGDIHVPRYPHSQFRGKSGMGLRGDAILQLDYTVGRLIAALKELNVYDNTLIIFSSDNGPVLNDGYLDQAEELLGNHKPAGPLRGGKYSAFEAGARVPMIVKWPAKMKKSKVSRTLIGQVDLYASLAALTGQNITGGNAPDSKNMLAQLLGNSKKDRPELVTQGGPLSLIEGNWKYISPSKGRRFAEAVKIELGNDPQPQLYRIDKDVHEEVNLAEKYPDRVKAMQAKLEAIKHSH